CCATTTCCGCGAGCAAATGACTGGAAACCAGTACGGAAATACCATGTTCCCGGTTCATCCTGATCAGCATTTCGCGGATTTCGATCATGCCGTTCGGGTCCAGGCCGTTTGTAGGCTCGTCCAGGATCAGGAACCCCGGATTATGCAGCAGCGCTATCGCGATCCCGAGCCGCTGCTTCATTCCGAGTGAGAAACGGCCCGCTTTTTTGTTGCCGGTGTTGGGTAACCCCACCATTTCGAGCACCTCGCGAATACGATCTTTCGGACATTGGTAGAGCTTTTGGTAAACCATTAAATTCTCGGCTGCGGTAAGATGCCCATAAAAAGAGGGACTATCGATCAGGGATCCGATTTGTTTCAGAATAGCCACCCGGTTGTGTCCCAGCGGCTTGCCAAAAATATGAATCTGTCCCCTTTGCTGTTTGATCAGCCCGAGAACCAGCCGGAGCGTCGTTGTTTTTCCGGCACCATTCGGACCTAAAAATCCATAAATGCTGCCCCGTGGCACCCGGAGGTTCAGTTCATTAACCACCCGGTCGCCCCGGTTGAACTGGTGACATAAGCCGATGGTTTCTAAAATGTACATGTTGCAGATCCGTTGGTGAACGCTGCAAATGTAAAAACC
This Dyadobacter sp. UC 10 DNA region includes the following protein-coding sequences:
- a CDS encoding ABC transporter ATP-binding protein, translated to MYILETIGLCHQFNRGDRVVNELNLRVPRGSIYGFLGPNGAGKTTTLRLVLGLIKQQRGQIHIFGKPLGHNRVAILKQIGSLIDSPSFYGHLTAAENLMVYQKLYQCPKDRIREVLEMVGLPNTGNKKAGRFSLGMKQRLGIAIALLHNPGFLILDEPTNGLDPNGMIEIREMLIRMNREHGISVLVSSHLLAEMEKLVSHVGIIDKGRLIYEGTLGELRERRHQALQVSWEVSDAARAMEILMGRHLAEKLNDNRLITSGLTKSQIGAINRELVEAGISVSGISGNNKDLENIFIDLIGKS